GGCCGACAAATAATCATCACCGACAAAGCTGTAGATCTTATCCACCAATCTGTTTCTATTCAGATGCAAACAGTGAGGCATTTTCGAAATTTCTTCGATTAAACCCACCAAAGATTCGGTCTCTTTAAGCAAATCGGAGTTCAAAATCCCTGAAATCTGTTCTgtttttctctccttctcttcgTTGGACCTTGAAGAACCCACAAAAAACCCCAAAATCCGGGAAATAGACAAAACAGTTTCGATGTACTGAGCGTACCATCGGACCCAAGAGGAAAGGTCCCAAGAGATGGGATTGGAACTGTCGCGGAAATCAGAGAGTTTGAGGTAGTTTCTACCACCGGTGAAGGGAAAAACAGAGAGCTGGTCTTGAAGAATAAAGTCGCCATCCTTGAAGATGTGATGGACGGCGATAAGGCACTTGAGAGCGACGGCGGAGTTATGGGTGGTTTGGAGGCGGTCCATTAAGACTTCAACGGCAGGAGCGGCGGTGGCGCGTGAGGTTTTGCCAAGAGAGAGAAGGGCAGAGAGGTGCTTGTCGCTGGGTGGCGCGTGGAGGTCGTGAGTGGTGGCTCGGAGGAGAGCGAGTTGAAAGGACAGTATGTTTGGCTTTGCCAGAAGGGCGGCTTTGCTTTGAGAGGCTTTGTCTTTGATGAGTCCAATTAGGGAACTCAGTTTTTTTGTGTTCACCATTGAAAGGCTGAGAGAAATCAACATCTAACAAACagagaataatttttttttacttatggagaaattgatttgatttggaaatgagtacaatttcttttatttattattaattttcaattggatgtattttaatatttggcCTTTCAAAAGTTGGTTTTGGTCTTCGCTTCTCAGTGTTCTCACAGCTGTTTGATTCTGTTTGATTGCTCAATTGTTTTCATCTCCGTTTCTTTTCCTACTTCGTTCTCAATTCTTCATGGGTCAAAACTTGCTTCTTAGACTATACAATACAATAGACTATtaggaaaaatataaatggtcaaaagatatataattgaaCTTTCTTACGACCTTGTGATTTGAAGGATTctgctaaaaaaaaaatacaacttaCCATCTCTTTTCACCATAGGCTTTCTTCAGGATAGGTTGACTGAACCACATGGGTTCCTGCTATTGGATGATCAGAACCTCTTCCCCGATCCGTAACATGCATCGATGAGTTGAGCTTTCTTAATCCTAactaatttagaaaattagtaaaatattcaaattatttataaaagttagcAGAATCATTCCAACTTTCTTCAATCAATttgagggtttttttttctttatgttttgtaagttatttattattttttttctattagtAACAATTTTTCTATACTAACTTTCTCAACATTTCTAAATAGACCACAAATGGGGCCTGTATGGGCCAGCATAAGGTCCGAACAAACCATGAAAAAGAGTTCAAATGAAACACAATTGTAAAGAgttaattcttcttcttcatctagGGTCATGCTATGAGTGAAGAAGGTCATTCCCCTTTGTCCCCCAACTTGTAATATTGTTCCATTGTCATGTCTTTCgtttttgtattctttgtaATGTGTATTGTGCATATTTACGTTGACCTATGACCTACATTCTTtgtatatattacatgtttatgcCTCTTCAATCCAACATTCCTTTACTTTCCACCAGTCAATGTGTTATTCATAGCTTAGGTAAAtaataagttcttgataataAGTGTTGCTTATAAGTCTTATCGTGTTAGTCGAGCTATTCTCATCACCTAACCAGCGCAAGTCATCAACTAGCTACCTGAAAGGGAAAGTAGCTAGGACCTAACTAACGCGTGTAGGGAGGAGCTTCATCTTTCCTCCAAGAtcatttccaaattttgtATCCCAGAATTAAGGAGAATGATTGTGGATAGTGAGAACCGAGAGGTTGCAGTCCTTAATCGTGAAATCCTatacaatttataattcaTCTCTTCTAGACATAACTCACCAACTCGTGCTTAGTCATATGCATCTCTGAAAGTGAGCATGTGTGGCATATAATGACTTCAAGAGAAACAAACCCTAATCATAAGTATGGTTTAGTGAGTTACATCGCATCAAAGTTATCTCATTACAGTCTACTCGCATGATAATGCGTAGACATTCCTTCCTTCATTTCTCTGATACAAGTTAGCTCACATTACCATACTGCTTTCTTATCCCCTATTTACAAACTCTCGCTGCTTTGTTTAGCCATTGAGTTTAGTTTAACACTTCTTGcatttgttattctttaattctttcacATTGCCTAAATGATGAGTAGTTTATATAACTAATGTCTTGAATCAGTTCCCTATGTTCAACCCTGGATCATCTAGGTAAACCTACTATTTCACTTGCACTTGGAAAAAtagtaggaaaacttgtactcaacgagGACTTAACTATTATGCAATGCAGAGGGATATAGTGAGTATTTCGCATTTCATGATCATGACTCATGACTTATCACATAGAATTAATTACACAATACAAAAAGATATGGTGAGCATCTTACGCGCAATGAACCTACTTAGTGACGTATTGCAATTGCATTGTATAAATGTGAAACTACTAAGTTCTCAAACCTCACAATCAAGTTTTTGGTGTCGTTGTCggaaaactaatttttcaaGTATTGGAGTAGTGTCTTACTCTGATTTTAGGCAAAACATTTGATCTTGGTGAATCACGCGATTAGCCAAAAATCATGCAAAGAGGTTCAAAGTACTAAAGTAATCTGTGATTGCTTAACCAACCCCAAGATCAGTGTATCTTTTGGGTGATGACCAAGAGAAATCTCAATGGATGTGATTGGTCACAAATGAAACTGAGAACCTCTATGAAGTCACCAAAGGAAGTGTCCTCGCTCAATGCGAATGAAAAGAACGTTTCATTTAGCTACACGATAAGGATCAAGAAAGTTCATTTGAGCATTGCCATGAAAGATTAAGTGTAGAGACTTATTGCAATGAGCAATCATGATGCAGAGAATGACTGTTATTGTAGccttttttattagaataatgcaTTTAAAACACATAAGGAGATTATCAAAATGCATGACTTATGATATAAACGcataagtatttagaaatacatcttatatatatgttatttctGTTTTACGTTGTTATCATGTTTAAACACGGGACAAgtgagaaaggaagaaaggagCATCTCATACATGACACCTAGCACAAGGGCTATGCGATGGATCTCGCTTGGCGACTAACAACTTTAGACGACGGACCAAAACATCAAGCAAGGAAAGCTCACAAgaagacaagaatggtagttgtTGGAATGATGTGATCTCACAGGGCCAGAGGACAGCAGTGACACACTCAGAGGAATATAAGTTTCTTGTTGAAAAGCACCTTATACAAGCACTTCATCTCCACCAAGAGAGAAGGACCCGAATAGGCCGAAGAAAATCtgtatagagagagagagagagcttgAGTAAGCCACCTAGAGAGTATACAGTCGTGATGAACAAAACGATTATTTGTCATTGATTCCCTAACTTGTACTAGTAGAAAtcccctttctcttctttccatctttgttattttcatttatattttatacctCATATGTACATATCCTTTATAAACCCATACTCACattctttgatatttttacataaataaagtcGTTCAATCCAttatctctcttcttcttcaaattaatGTGTTATCAATTGTTTGAGTATGTAATAGCTCTTGATAAGAAAAGTTGCTTATTACTTTAACGTGTTAATTGTACTTTTGGGAACGCTTGACCAACATAAGTTGCTAACTACCCAAGAGGGAAAGTAGctaaaacttaattaacaCGCATGAAGAGGAACTCTGCCTCTCTGTGAAAGTGTTTCAAACATTTGGATCAAAGGAGAATAAGTGTGGGTAGTGGTTACTGAGAAGTAACTGTCCTTAATCATAAAATACTATAAGATGCATAAGTTATTTCTTCTAGACATAACTCACCTAGCCATATTTGGTCATATAGATCTCTGAAAATTAGTCATGTGTCGCATATATGCATTCAAGAGAAGCATGCCTTAATCACAAGTGTGTCTTAGCAAGTTATATCACGTCAAGGTTATCTCTTTACTCATCATAATGATATCACGTGGACACTCCTACCCTATTTTCCTAGTGCAAGTTAGATGCgatattttatctcttttcATGTTGCTTTACAGACTTTCGTTGTGTAATTAGTTAACTCTtacatttgttattctttaattcCTTCTAATCTGTCTAAATGAAAAGTATAACCTATAACTAATATCGAAAATAATTCCCTATGTTCGACTCTGGATAACCCAGGTAAATTTACTGTTTTGTTTGCACTTGGACAGGTAGtagaaaacttgtactcaacgagAACTTAAGAATCACACGATGAAGAGGTACATTGTGTTTATCTCACATGATATGATCATACTTCATGACCCATCACCTTGAATGAAGCACGCTCTACTGAGAGTTATGGTGAGCACATTACACGCAATGATCTAACTCGATGATGTATTGCAATTAcattaaacataattgaaactATTAAGTCCAATCACTAAATTGAATAAACCAAGAGACTAATGATGCAAATGATCTCTGGAGTTTAGAAATGATGCGGTCAAGAAAACTATGCGAAGAAGAAGCGATGATACCATAGTTCTTTCTCGTCAAAGAACCTGAACGTATGGATGCATCTGTAATGTATaactctttcaatttttttttaaaaattgaatcccTATATTTATGTACATATTTACTTATATCCCTATACCTCTATAAGTATTAATCTTATATACTTGACgcttaaaaaatgtaaaaaaaaaaaaaaaaaaaatccttattCTTGACACTGGATTACTTGacacttaaaaatataaagtaaaacTCTCTTATTCTTGACATTGGATTACTTGACACATTGAAAAGTGTCAAGTAAACAAATACTTGACAGGTAAAAATGGTCAAGTAAACctttttttgtagtagtggATCAAGATTATAATGTACCTATGATGGAACACGAGACATGTGCAGCGGAAAAACAATATCTATTTTACTCTAACTACATCTaaacaatttagaa
This is a stretch of genomic DNA from Cucumis sativus cultivar 9930 chromosome 4, Cucumber_9930_V3, whole genome shotgun sequence. It encodes these proteins:
- the LOC101205083 gene encoding putative clathrin assembly protein At4g40080; translation: MLISLSLSMVNTKKLSSLIGLIKDKASQSKAALLAKPNILSFQLALLRATTHDLHAPPSDKHLSALLSLGKTSRATAAPAVEVLMDRLQTTHNSAVALKCLIAVHHIFKDGDFILQDQLSVFPFTGGRNYLKLSDFRDSSNPISWDLSSWVRWYAQYIETVLSISRILGFFVGSSRSNEEKERKTEQISGILNSDLLKETESLVGLIEEISKMPHCLHLNRNRLVDKIYSFVGDDYLSAMKEISIRVTEFHHRLGWLSFAESVELVCALKRLEDCKEKQSMGIFAKYEVLIDGLWGSIRSIQETKNLTGESKEHREGGKLCKTKRRVSDSGRFMERPNASSYRDLLRFGSERFVLTYDGFQ